A DNA window from Actinokineospora baliensis contains the following coding sequences:
- a CDS encoding sigma factor-like helix-turn-helix DNA-binding protein → MSVDLSAGAFADVLRGRVGEGRPPHLRSTSLPGHLARLAGSSAAALAFADRRTTRELVEDVEVADPSAEEPLYVRVAADLDRVAGRLPADSAYGRDDLHQEGAVKLLTDARSGAISARFGGEVGPYLGRDVRRFLLDLVDTHRVGSPSIPGRRKRQMREALTATLNRDSEYDVLAAVTYAQNRFGWSLRYFWEIHAAMFAVPVPWHAEEPGEVSLHEVTEDRAAAEALTRVTVREDVTRLRGAADLTRPERDVLAAVTGEDGPVRTQAEAAADLGISPRHVRRLYSSALRKLSAAAAELGIDHTH, encoded by the coding sequence GTGTCTGTCGACCTGTCCGCGGGAGCATTCGCGGACGTTCTGCGCGGCCGAGTGGGTGAGGGTCGTCCGCCTCATCTGCGCTCGACCTCACTGCCCGGTCACCTGGCCCGGCTGGCGGGCAGCTCCGCCGCCGCGCTGGCGTTCGCCGACCGGCGCACCACGCGGGAACTGGTCGAAGACGTCGAGGTTGCCGACCCCAGCGCCGAGGAACCCCTCTACGTGCGGGTGGCCGCAGACCTGGACCGGGTCGCCGGTCGACTCCCCGCGGACTCGGCCTACGGGCGCGACGACCTCCACCAGGAAGGCGCGGTCAAGCTGCTCACCGACGCCCGGTCCGGCGCGATCTCGGCCCGATTCGGCGGGGAAGTGGGTCCCTATCTGGGGCGCGACGTGCGGCGCTTTCTGCTCGACCTGGTCGACACCCACCGAGTCGGTTCACCCAGCATTCCCGGCCGACGCAAACGGCAGATGCGCGAAGCGCTCACCGCGACCTTGAACCGCGACAGCGAATACGACGTCCTCGCCGCAGTGACCTACGCACAGAACCGCTTCGGTTGGTCCCTGCGCTACTTCTGGGAGATCCATGCGGCGATGTTCGCGGTCCCGGTGCCGTGGCACGCCGAGGAACCGGGCGAGGTGTCCTTGCACGAGGTCACCGAGGACCGGGCCGCCGCCGAGGCGCTCACCCGCGTGACCGTCCGCGAGGACGTCACCCGCCTGCGCGGGGCCGCCGACCTCACCCGGCCCGAACGCGACGTCCTCGCGGCCGTGACCGGCGAGGACGGCCCCGTCCGCACCCAAGCCGAGGCAGCCGCGGACCTCGGCATCTCCCCCCGACACGTCCGCCGCCTCTACTCCTCGGCACTGCGCAAGCTCAGCGCCGCCGCCGCAGAGCTGGGCATCGACCACACCCACTGA
- a CDS encoding endonuclease VII domain-containing protein: MEVKTCTRCAEEKPLAEYYHRPDSRDGRRSACSSCCRAASTARHRANRDRTRDRRYLHRYGITADQVDRMRAEQRYRCAICNRHEDRLPLGLMVDHCHSADIVRGLLCNECNSGLGQFRESIDLFHTAIAYLQRSYELIALADSERNPWE, encoded by the coding sequence GTGGAGGTGAAGACCTGCACCCGGTGCGCCGAGGAGAAGCCCCTCGCCGAGTACTACCACCGCCCCGACAGCCGGGACGGTCGGCGCTCCGCGTGCAGCAGCTGCTGCCGAGCGGCCTCCACCGCCCGCCACCGCGCCAACCGCGACCGCACCCGGGACCGCCGCTACCTGCACCGGTACGGCATCACCGCCGACCAGGTCGACCGGATGCGCGCCGAACAGCGCTACCGGTGCGCGATCTGCAACCGCCACGAGGACCGGCTCCCCCTCGGCCTGATGGTCGACCACTGCCACTCCGCAGACATCGTCCGTGGGCTGCTCTGCAACGAATGCAATTCCGGATTGGGGCAATTCCGTGAGTCCATCGACCTGTTCCATACCGCCATTGCCTACCTACAGCGCTCTTACGAGCTGATCGCATTAGCCGATTCCGAAAGGAACCCCTGGGAATGA
- a CDS encoding HNH endonuclease — MPTRTCVRCGEGGARPYLLAWPRKTWLCRRHATETFKGRRRDELARLAAEYDATGPVAQRAEAHHIALRAVTELELGCTPQPDPDAPTTDTDTVADVLACLAALAGQAGRYFAEFDQAHRAFPSARDRQRGRGNTVRAAARGAYMLAYDVPFLRRLYRDRCAYCGARADHIDHVWPLAAGGDDAPWNLAPACRTCNLTKGKRTLGGWLPARLAQLDTETRTGQRERWAAWR; from the coding sequence ATGCCGACTAGAACCTGTGTGCGCTGTGGCGAGGGTGGCGCCCGCCCGTACCTGCTGGCGTGGCCACGCAAGACGTGGCTGTGCCGCCGCCACGCCACCGAGACGTTCAAGGGCCGCCGCCGCGACGAACTCGCCCGCCTGGCCGCCGAGTACGACGCGACCGGGCCGGTGGCCCAGCGGGCCGAGGCGCACCACATCGCCCTGCGCGCGGTCACCGAACTGGAGTTGGGGTGCACACCACAACCCGACCCGGACGCGCCGACGACCGACACCGACACCGTGGCCGACGTGCTCGCCTGCCTCGCCGCGCTGGCCGGACAGGCCGGGCGCTACTTCGCCGAGTTCGACCAGGCGCACCGGGCGTTCCCCTCGGCCCGGGATCGGCAGCGCGGCCGGGGCAACACCGTGCGGGCCGCCGCGCGCGGGGCGTACATGCTCGCCTACGACGTGCCGTTCCTGCGCAGGCTCTACCGCGACCGGTGCGCCTACTGCGGAGCCCGCGCCGACCACATCGACCACGTGTGGCCGCTGGCTGCCGGGGGCGACGACGCGCCGTGGAACCTCGCCCCGGCCTGCCGCACGTGCAACCTGACCAAGGGCAAACGCACCCTCGGCGGCTGGCTGCCCGCCCGCCTGGCGCAACTCGACACCGAGACGCGGACCGGCCAGCGGGAACGGTGGGCAGCGTGGAGGTGA